DNA from Frateuria edaphi:
GCACCGATGAACGTTTACGCGGTGGCGAGCCCCGGTGACGGCGTCGAGTTCAGCCTGCGCAAGCTGCTGTTCGGCCGCGGCAACCAGCCGGTCGCGGCGCCGCGCCTGTACGTCAACACGGCCAAGCTCGAGGAAGCGGTGGCGCTCGATCCGAAGGCGATCGGCGTGACCACGCTTTCGCGCGTGGCCGGCAACGGCAAGGTGAAGATGATCCGCATCGACGGCACCGCGCCCAGCGCCGCCACCGTCGCCAGCGGCCGCTACGAGCTCTACTCGCCGCTCTACCTGGTGACCAACCCGTCCAGCCCGCACGCGGCCGAGGCCAAGGCCTTCGTCGACTTCGCCACCTCCAACCAGGCCACCGCCGCCCTGCGCGGGCACAACACCGTGCCTTACGCCGCCGGCAGCGCGCTGGCTGCGGCCGATGCCTCGCGCCGCGCGCAGATCCTCGCCGCGGTAGGCGCGCATGCCGTGGCGCAGCCGACGCCGAGCGCCGCGCCGCCGGTTGCCGCGCCGGGCGCCACGTACGCTTCGAGCGCCGCCATCGCGCCGACCTCCGAGCGCACCGCCGAGGCCAAGCGCGCGCTGGAGGAACGCCGCGCCAAGGCCGCCGAAAAGGCCAGCCTGAAGGGCGTGCACGGCGAGGCGACCACCGTCGATGCCGCCGCCGCGCGCGGCCCCGCCTTCGCCAAGGTCTCCGCCAGCGCCACGGTCAAGTCCACCGTCGCCAAGCCGCGCACCTACAAGGTCACCAAGGGCGACACGCTGTCCTCGATCGCCCGCTCGCACTCGGTCGACGTATCCGACCTGCGCGCCTGGAACCACCTGAAGGGCAACGAGCTGAAGGCCGGCCAGGTGTTGCGCCTCGGCGAGCGCTGAGCGCGGGTGCGCGCATGCGCATCCTCGCGCTGACGCTGGACCTGGACGACACCCTGTGGCCGGTGCTGCCGGCCCTGGAGTGCGCCGACCGCGAGCTTGACGCCTACCTGCGCACGCACCATCCGGAAGTCGCCACGCGCTGGCCGATTCCCGCGATGCGCCAGCTGCGCGCGCAGGTCGCCGCCGAGCGGCTGGACCTGGCGCACGACTTCACCACGCAGCGCCACCTGACCATGCAGCGCGCCTTCGAAGCCTGCGGGTTGGCCCAGGCGCCGATCGAGGCGTTGTGGGAGGTCTACTACGCCGCACGCAACCGCGTGGAGCTCTATACGGACGCCCTGCCGGCGCTCGAGCGGATCACCGCGCGCTGGCCGGTGGCGAGCCTGACCAACGGCAACGCGGATCTGGAACGGATCGGCATCCACGCGCATTTCCATTGCCAGGTCTGCGCGCGCGACACCGGCGTGGGCAAGCCGGACGTGCGGATTTTCCAGGTGGCGGCCGAGCGGCTCGGCGTGCCGCCGGAGCACATCCTGCACGTAGGCGACGACGCCGACCTGGATATGCGCGGCGCGCGCGAGGCGGGCCTGCGCACGGCGTGGATCAACCGCGAGCGGCTGCCGTGGCCGGACGGGCTGGGCGAACCACCGGACCTGGACCTGCCCGACATGGGTGCGCTGGCGGGTTGGCT
Protein-coding regions in this window:
- a CDS encoding LysM peptidoglycan-binding domain-containing protein → MPVRSVRLSVAALLGACLTTVALAAGPTLTLRGDVATTRGLVQDLASAWSRSGHGKVDVQPFNTASGLDALRSGSADIAGSARDGNGSAQESGLVFTPVAWDGLVMITHPSNPVSNLSLKQLHDIYYGKITNWSDVGGRSAPMNVYAVASPGDGVEFSLRKLLFGRGNQPVAAPRLYVNTAKLEEAVALDPKAIGVTTLSRVAGNGKVKMIRIDGTAPSAATVASGRYELYSPLYLVTNPSSPHAAEAKAFVDFATSNQATAALRGHNTVPYAAGSALAAADASRRAQILAAVGAHAVAQPTPSAAPPVAAPGATYASSAAIAPTSERTAEAKRALEERRAKAAEKASLKGVHGEATTVDAAAARGPAFAKVSASATVKSTVAKPRTYKVTKGDTLSSIARSHSVDVSDLRAWNHLKGNELKAGQVLRLGER
- a CDS encoding HAD family hydrolase, with translation MRILALTLDLDDTLWPVLPALECADRELDAYLRTHHPEVATRWPIPAMRQLRAQVAAERLDLAHDFTTQRHLTMQRAFEACGLAQAPIEALWEVYYAARNRVELYTDALPALERITARWPVASLTNGNADLERIGIHAHFHCQVCARDTGVGKPDVRIFQVAAERLGVPPEHILHVGDDADLDMRGAREAGLRTAWINRERLPWPDGLGEPPDLDLPDMGALAGWLERSQGLAGGSGSQTL